A region from the Tachysurus vachellii isolate PV-2020 chromosome 25, HZAU_Pvac_v1, whole genome shotgun sequence genome encodes:
- the LOC132840403 gene encoding E3 ubiquitin-protein ligase TRIM35-like isoform X3, whose amino-acid sequence MDSQLPFSAEELFCPICHDVLKDPVFHLSCSHDICKVCFDQYWMCTGSLECPVCRQQTDVASPFNHVLRDSCESAPQPRRNAKASACSTSFYCLHREKYNLFCLEDEQLLCVVCHKSKIHENHKCCTVDIAARDLKDLKTALRNLQDKRQLFKKVKSDYDQTANCIKYQTKKTEQLIKKEFEKLHQFLQEEQASRLAALRQDEEQKSLMIKQKIEEINILISYFACILNMMKEEMGSENISLMENLRAVAKTRAHCSLQEPQMFSGALIDEAKHLGNLKFRVWEKMQEIVQYTSVILDPNTAHPELSLSDDLTSVQRSYGTQHLPNNPERFDQSYCVLGSEAFTSGIQIWDIDVTDVPDWEVGVTTAHIPRTRKTNLDSETWSVKAARGEYLARFSTAASLKVHLKENLQRIRVRLDWDAGEVQFSDPVTDTHLCTFSRSFTDGVFPFFITPCKHSVLRVLPLYIDFTLNTEQGRE is encoded by the exons ATGGATTCCCAGCTTCCTTTCTCTGCTGAGGAATTATTCTGTCCCATATGCCACGACGTCCTCAAGGATCCGGTTTTCCATTTGTCATGTAGTCACGATATCTGCAAAGTCTGTTTCGATCAGTACTGGATGTGTACGGGGTCTCTGGAGTGTCCTGTTTGCAGACAGCAAACCGACGTGGCTTCTCCCTTCAATCATGTACTGAGGGATTCGTGTGAGTCTGCACCACAGCCAAGGAGGAATGCGAAAGCTTCAGCATGTTCTACATCATTCTACTGTCtacacagagagaaatacaaCCTCTTCTGCCTAGAAGATGAACAGctgctgtgtgtggtgtgtcacAAATCAAAGATACATGAAAATCATAAATGTTGCACTGTAGATATTGCGGCACGTGACCTAAAG GATCTTAAAACCGCTCTTAGAAACTTACAAGACAAGCGTCAGCTCTTTAAGAAGGTCAAATCTGATTATGATCAAACTGCAAATTGTATTAAG TACCAGACCAAGAAAACAGAGCAGCTGATAAAGAAAGAGTTTGAGAAGCTTCATCAGTTTCTTCAAGAAGAACAAGCATCCAGATTAGCTGCTCTGAGACAGGATGAGGAGCAGAAGAGTCTGATGATCAAACAGAAGATTGAAGAGATAAACATATTGATATCATATTTTGCCTGTATTCTCAATATGATGAAAGAGGAAATGGGAAGTGAGAATATTTCATTAATGGAG AACTTAAGAGCAGTAGCAAAAAC CAGAGCTCACTGCTCCTTGCAGGAACCACAGATGTTCTCAGGAGCACTGATCGATGAAGCAAAGCACCTGGGGAACCTAAAGTTCAGAGTATGGGAGAAGATGCAGGAGATTGTTCAGTACA CCTCTGTGATTTTGGATCCAAACACAGCCCACCCCGAGCTGTCCCTTTCAGACGATCTGACCAGTGTCCAGCGTAGTTATGGAACACAACACCTCCCTAATAATCCAGAAAGATTTGATCAGTCTTATTGTGTCTTAGGCTCTGAAGCATTTACTTCAGGCATCCAAATCTGGGATATTGATGTCACAGACGTTCCCGATTGGGAGGTTGGTGTGACAACTGCACATATCCCGAGAACCAGAAAAACCAACTTGGATAGCGAAACCTGGAGTGTCAAAGCTGCTCGGGGTGAATATCTGGCACGGTTTTCAACAGCAGCATCTTTAAAGGTCCATCTTAAAGAGAATCtacagaggatcagggttcggCTGGACTGGGATGCTGGAGAGGTGCAATTTTCCGACCCTGTCACTGATACTCACCTTTGTACTTTCAGCCGATCTTTTACTGATGGagtctttcctttcttcattaCACCCTGCAAACATTCAGTTCTGAGGGTATTACCATTATATATTGATTTTACGCTGAATACAGAACAAGGTAGAGAGTGA
- the LOC132840403 gene encoding E3 ubiquitin-protein ligase TRIM35-like isoform X1 has protein sequence MDSQLPFSAEELFCPICHDVLKDPVFHLSCSHDICKVCFDQYWMCTGSLECPVCRQQTDVASPFNHVLRDSCESAPQPRRNAKASACSTSFYCLHREKYNLFCLEDEQLLCVVCHKSKIHENHKCCTVDIAARDLKCMNAYLFQKDLKTALRNLQDKRQLFKKVKSDYDQTANCIKYQTKKTEQLIKKEFEKLHQFLQEEQASRLAALRQDEEQKSLMIKQKIEEINILISYFACILNMMKEEMGSENISLMENLRAVAKTRAHCSLQEPQMFSGALIDEAKHLGNLKFRVWEKMQEIVQYTSVILDPNTAHPELSLSDDLTSVQRSYGTQHLPNNPERFDQSYCVLGSEAFTSGIQIWDIDVTDVPDWEVGVTTAHIPRTRKTNLDSETWSVKAARGEYLARFSTAASLKVHLKENLQRIRVRLDWDAGEVQFSDPVTDTHLCTFSRSFTDGVFPFFITPCKHSVLRVLPLYIDFTLNTEQGRE, from the exons ATGGATTCCCAGCTTCCTTTCTCTGCTGAGGAATTATTCTGTCCCATATGCCACGACGTCCTCAAGGATCCGGTTTTCCATTTGTCATGTAGTCACGATATCTGCAAAGTCTGTTTCGATCAGTACTGGATGTGTACGGGGTCTCTGGAGTGTCCTGTTTGCAGACAGCAAACCGACGTGGCTTCTCCCTTCAATCATGTACTGAGGGATTCGTGTGAGTCTGCACCACAGCCAAGGAGGAATGCGAAAGCTTCAGCATGTTCTACATCATTCTACTGTCtacacagagagaaatacaaCCTCTTCTGCCTAGAAGATGAACAGctgctgtgtgtggtgtgtcacAAATCAAAGATACATGAAAATCATAAATGTTGCACTGTAGATATTGCGGCACGTGACCTAAAG TGTATGAACGCTTATTTATTCCAGAAGGATCTTAAAACCGCTCTTAGAAACTTACAAGACAAGCGTCAGCTCTTTAAGAAGGTCAAATCTGATTATGATCAAACTGCAAATTGTATTAAG TACCAGACCAAGAAAACAGAGCAGCTGATAAAGAAAGAGTTTGAGAAGCTTCATCAGTTTCTTCAAGAAGAACAAGCATCCAGATTAGCTGCTCTGAGACAGGATGAGGAGCAGAAGAGTCTGATGATCAAACAGAAGATTGAAGAGATAAACATATTGATATCATATTTTGCCTGTATTCTCAATATGATGAAAGAGGAAATGGGAAGTGAGAATATTTCATTAATGGAG AACTTAAGAGCAGTAGCAAAAAC CAGAGCTCACTGCTCCTTGCAGGAACCACAGATGTTCTCAGGAGCACTGATCGATGAAGCAAAGCACCTGGGGAACCTAAAGTTCAGAGTATGGGAGAAGATGCAGGAGATTGTTCAGTACA CCTCTGTGATTTTGGATCCAAACACAGCCCACCCCGAGCTGTCCCTTTCAGACGATCTGACCAGTGTCCAGCGTAGTTATGGAACACAACACCTCCCTAATAATCCAGAAAGATTTGATCAGTCTTATTGTGTCTTAGGCTCTGAAGCATTTACTTCAGGCATCCAAATCTGGGATATTGATGTCACAGACGTTCCCGATTGGGAGGTTGGTGTGACAACTGCACATATCCCGAGAACCAGAAAAACCAACTTGGATAGCGAAACCTGGAGTGTCAAAGCTGCTCGGGGTGAATATCTGGCACGGTTTTCAACAGCAGCATCTTTAAAGGTCCATCTTAAAGAGAATCtacagaggatcagggttcggCTGGACTGGGATGCTGGAGAGGTGCAATTTTCCGACCCTGTCACTGATACTCACCTTTGTACTTTCAGCCGATCTTTTACTGATGGagtctttcctttcttcattaCACCCTGCAAACATTCAGTTCTGAGGGTATTACCATTATATATTGATTTTACGCTGAATACAGAACAAGGTAGAGAGTGA
- the LOC132840403 gene encoding E3 ubiquitin-protein ligase TRIM35-like isoform X2, with amino-acid sequence MDSQLPFSAEELFCPICHDVLKDPVFHLSCSHDICKVCFDQYWMCTGSLECPVCRQQTDVASPFNHVLRDSCESAPQPRRNAKASACSTSFYCLHREKYNLFCLEDEQLLCVVCHKSKIHENHKCCTVDIAARDLKKDLKTALRNLQDKRQLFKKVKSDYDQTANCIKYQTKKTEQLIKKEFEKLHQFLQEEQASRLAALRQDEEQKSLMIKQKIEEINILISYFACILNMMKEEMGSENISLMENLRAVAKTRAHCSLQEPQMFSGALIDEAKHLGNLKFRVWEKMQEIVQYTSVILDPNTAHPELSLSDDLTSVQRSYGTQHLPNNPERFDQSYCVLGSEAFTSGIQIWDIDVTDVPDWEVGVTTAHIPRTRKTNLDSETWSVKAARGEYLARFSTAASLKVHLKENLQRIRVRLDWDAGEVQFSDPVTDTHLCTFSRSFTDGVFPFFITPCKHSVLRVLPLYIDFTLNTEQGRE; translated from the exons ATGGATTCCCAGCTTCCTTTCTCTGCTGAGGAATTATTCTGTCCCATATGCCACGACGTCCTCAAGGATCCGGTTTTCCATTTGTCATGTAGTCACGATATCTGCAAAGTCTGTTTCGATCAGTACTGGATGTGTACGGGGTCTCTGGAGTGTCCTGTTTGCAGACAGCAAACCGACGTGGCTTCTCCCTTCAATCATGTACTGAGGGATTCGTGTGAGTCTGCACCACAGCCAAGGAGGAATGCGAAAGCTTCAGCATGTTCTACATCATTCTACTGTCtacacagagagaaatacaaCCTCTTCTGCCTAGAAGATGAACAGctgctgtgtgtggtgtgtcacAAATCAAAGATACATGAAAATCATAAATGTTGCACTGTAGATATTGCGGCACGTGACCTAAAG AAGGATCTTAAAACCGCTCTTAGAAACTTACAAGACAAGCGTCAGCTCTTTAAGAAGGTCAAATCTGATTATGATCAAACTGCAAATTGTATTAAG TACCAGACCAAGAAAACAGAGCAGCTGATAAAGAAAGAGTTTGAGAAGCTTCATCAGTTTCTTCAAGAAGAACAAGCATCCAGATTAGCTGCTCTGAGACAGGATGAGGAGCAGAAGAGTCTGATGATCAAACAGAAGATTGAAGAGATAAACATATTGATATCATATTTTGCCTGTATTCTCAATATGATGAAAGAGGAAATGGGAAGTGAGAATATTTCATTAATGGAG AACTTAAGAGCAGTAGCAAAAAC CAGAGCTCACTGCTCCTTGCAGGAACCACAGATGTTCTCAGGAGCACTGATCGATGAAGCAAAGCACCTGGGGAACCTAAAGTTCAGAGTATGGGAGAAGATGCAGGAGATTGTTCAGTACA CCTCTGTGATTTTGGATCCAAACACAGCCCACCCCGAGCTGTCCCTTTCAGACGATCTGACCAGTGTCCAGCGTAGTTATGGAACACAACACCTCCCTAATAATCCAGAAAGATTTGATCAGTCTTATTGTGTCTTAGGCTCTGAAGCATTTACTTCAGGCATCCAAATCTGGGATATTGATGTCACAGACGTTCCCGATTGGGAGGTTGGTGTGACAACTGCACATATCCCGAGAACCAGAAAAACCAACTTGGATAGCGAAACCTGGAGTGTCAAAGCTGCTCGGGGTGAATATCTGGCACGGTTTTCAACAGCAGCATCTTTAAAGGTCCATCTTAAAGAGAATCtacagaggatcagggttcggCTGGACTGGGATGCTGGAGAGGTGCAATTTTCCGACCCTGTCACTGATACTCACCTTTGTACTTTCAGCCGATCTTTTACTGATGGagtctttcctttcttcattaCACCCTGCAAACATTCAGTTCTGAGGGTATTACCATTATATATTGATTTTACGCTGAATACAGAACAAGGTAGAGAGTGA